In Polyangia bacterium, the following proteins share a genomic window:
- a CDS encoding SRPBCC family protein has translation MDGLDIEIISSSESRPTRSPTENRQAPIAAPDGHARSARALGWFTLGIGVAELAAPGAVAALVGAGGNRRQRHILRALGLREVVAGIGILARPQSSRWRWSRVAGDVMHLAFLRAAGRSRRANRQRLWMAAGMVAGVTALDTLASLRARRPSGENDAGEGAAPSPLVAVSEAISVNRPISEVFAFWRDFENLPQFMQNLESVEVIDSRRSHWRAKGPGGQAVEWQADITDERQDELISWRSRPGAEVANAGTVRFSPAPGNRGTEIHVQLEYRPPAGRLGAAVAWLLGKEPGQTVRADLRRLKQVLEIGEVMKSDTSIHRGRHPAQPSNKRQRRQMDMDAIELLKSQHREVEELFAKIEKARSNNSKAKLFDQLADDLAIHAAIEEHHFYPSVKERRTEELLHESLEEHLEIKRALADLLETAVDDETFDAKIKVLKEKVQQHVKEEESDLFPKVKKIFGQDELTMIASEMAAEQAELEAEGEPRKLVPGETERPATI, from the coding sequence ATGGACGGGTTGGATATCGAGATCATTTCGTCGTCGGAGTCGCGGCCGACCCGATCGCCCACGGAAAACCGGCAAGCGCCGATTGCCGCGCCCGACGGTCACGCCCGCTCGGCGCGCGCCCTCGGCTGGTTCACCCTGGGCATTGGCGTGGCGGAGCTGGCAGCGCCGGGCGCGGTGGCCGCGCTGGTGGGCGCCGGCGGCAATCGGCGCCAGCGCCACATCCTGCGCGCGCTCGGTCTGCGCGAGGTCGTGGCCGGCATCGGCATCCTGGCGCGGCCGCAGTCAAGCCGCTGGCGGTGGTCACGGGTGGCCGGCGATGTGATGCACCTGGCGTTCTTGCGCGCGGCCGGACGATCGCGTCGGGCCAACCGTCAGCGGCTGTGGATGGCCGCCGGCATGGTGGCGGGTGTGACGGCGCTGGACACCCTGGCCAGCTTGCGCGCGCGGCGACCGAGCGGCGAAAACGATGCCGGCGAAGGCGCCGCGCCGTCCCCGCTGGTTGCGGTCTCCGAGGCGATCAGCGTGAATCGCCCGATCTCTGAAGTGTTCGCCTTCTGGCGCGACTTCGAGAACCTGCCGCAGTTCATGCAAAATCTGGAGTCGGTCGAGGTGATCGACAGCCGGCGATCACACTGGCGCGCCAAGGGGCCGGGCGGCCAGGCCGTCGAGTGGCAGGCCGACATCACCGACGAGCGCCAGGACGAGCTCATCAGCTGGCGCTCGCGCCCGGGCGCCGAGGTGGCCAACGCTGGCACGGTTCGGTTTTCGCCGGCGCCGGGAAACCGCGGCACCGAGATCCACGTGCAGCTGGAGTATCGGCCACCGGCCGGTCGGTTGGGCGCGGCGGTGGCTTGGCTTCTGGGCAAGGAGCCGGGACAGACCGTCAGGGCCGATCTGCGGCGGCTAAAGCAGGTGCTGGAGATCGGCGAGGTGATGAAGTCCGACACCAGCATTCACCGCGGACGGCATCCGGCGCAGCCGTCGAACAAACGCCAGAGGAGGCAAATGGACATGGACGCAATCGAACTGTTGAAGTCTCAGCACCGTGAAGTGGAAGAGCTCTTTGCCAAGATCGAAAAGGCGAGGAGCAATAACAGCAAGGCCAAGCTGTTCGATCAGCTGGCCGACGATCTGGCCATCCACGCGGCGATCGAGGAGCACCATTTTTACCCGTCGGTGAAAGAGCGACGCACCGAGGAGCTCCTGCACGAGTCACTGGAAGAGCACCTGGAGATCAAACGGGCGTTGGCTGATCTGCTGGAAACGGCGGTCGACGACGAGACTTTTGACGCCAAGATCAAGGTGCTGAAAGAAAAAGTTCAGCAACACGTCAAAGAAGAAGAGTCGGATCTGTTCCCGAAGGTGAAAAAGATCTTCGGCCAGGACGAGCTGACCATGATCGCCTCCGAGATGGCGGCCGAGCAGGCCGAGCTGGAAGCGGAAGGCGAGCCGCGCAAACTGGTTCCCGGCGAGACCGAGCGGCCGGCCACCATCTGA